ATCCTGCTCCGATACCTCCCGCACTTAGTAAAGCCCAAATAGCAGTCATTTGAACACCTATATTTTGTAAGAAAAATATTGAGCCAATAGTCCATGTTAATGCTTTTATCAATGGAGTTAGTGAAGATACCATTGAACTAATTGAGGAATCATTGATTTTCGAGGTCGATTCTGTTAAAGATCTTATTAAAACTTTATTGAGAGCTTTTATGATGATTATTAATATAAATAATTTCAAAATATTCAATAAGACAGATATGAAAGTTATTTCATCAGCAAAAAAATAGTCAATTGAAAAATAAAATGAGAGGAGGAAACCTATAGGTTTTACAATTCCAGAAATCACCTCAAAAATAAAATCATCGAAATTTGTTTTTGTTCTTTTGGAGACTTTTTTAAAAAATATTTTTAAAAGTTTAGAAATTATTATCGACAATAAAGTTCCAACAAAAAAAATAGATATTGCCAGAAGGAAGTTTTCAGTAACTAATTTCATATTCAAATAAACCCTAAAAATTTATCTCTAATAAAATTTTAAATTATCTCTAAACAACAAACCAGTCTTTATTTTTCTTTAACTAATTATTATATTTCTAATTTCTTTAAATTCTTTTCTATCCGCAGTTTTGCATAATTCAAAAATTATTGATTCAGTTGTTGTTAAGATCGCCCCACTCTTAGTCATTCTTTGTAAGGCTATTTCATGATCTATCCTATTTCGACTTCCCATGGCATCTGATATGAGAATAACTTCAAATCCTTTTTGTATACAATCTAAGACAGTTTGTTGAATACAAATATGAGTTTCGATCCCACAAACTATCAAATTTGTAATTTTCTTATTTTTAAGTTCTTTTAAAAATTCTTGTATATTAGCTAAGCTAAATTCCATTTTCTCAACTTTTTTAAATCCATTTTTGGGCAATAATTCAGGTATCGTTGCACCCAATTTGCAGGGGTTCTGCTCAGATAAAAAAATGTTTTCTTCTAAAATTTGATAGGCTTCTATTAGCTTTTTGATGTTTTTGGTTATTGAATCCTTGTTAAATATTGCTCTTAGAATTTTTTCCTGAACATCTATTATTAGTAAAGCATTCACTTTTGGTGATAGTTTGTAAAAAGATTTTTCATGCCCCTTCATCATGTGTATTTAAAGATATATTCAACATAGTATTTTGAACAACTTTAGTAAACATTTTAAAGCAAAAAGTTGTTTTACTCTCATCTAGAGTTATTATTGAGAATAGCCGTGGGTTAATTATTGTCATTATCCTCTCAATACAATGTCATCACATCTCCTCTCGGAGACGGTTTACATAAAGATGGGAAGAGGTTAACTCCTCAAAGGCTTAAGGTTCTTAATTTATTTGAAAATATTGGTTCTGGGAAGCATCTTAGTGCTGAAGAGGTACATGAAAAGTTAGTTAAATCAAGCTCCAAAGTTTCACTTGCAACAATTTATAGAACTTTAAGACTTTTAGTGCAAATGGGTTTGCTTCATGAATTAGAACTCAGTGAGGGCGGGCACAGATATGAGTTGCTTAGTAATGACACTCCTGATCATCATCATTTAATTTGTATTAGGTGTGGTAGAACA
This is a stretch of genomic DNA from Prochlorococcus marinus XMU1412. It encodes these proteins:
- a CDS encoding hydrolase — its product is MKGHEKSFYKLSPKVNALLIIDVQEKILRAIFNKDSITKNIKKLIEAYQILEENIFLSEQNPCKLGATIPELLPKNGFKKVEKMEFSLANIQEFLKELKNKKITNLIVCGIETHICIQQTVLDCIQKGFEVILISDAMGSRNRIDHEIALQRMTKSGAILTTTESIIFELCKTADRKEFKEIRNIIIS
- a CDS encoding Fur family transcriptional regulator — translated: MSLSSQYNVITSPLGDGLHKDGKRLTPQRLKVLNLFENIGSGKHLSAEEVHEKLVKSSSKVSLATIYRTLRLLVQMGLLHELELSEGGHRYELLSNDTPDHHHLICIRCGRTEEFENEEVLEAGKVAAKINGFKLIESSLNVRAICPNCI